A DNA window from Vigna angularis cultivar LongXiaoDou No.4 chromosome 1, ASM1680809v1, whole genome shotgun sequence contains the following coding sequences:
- the LOC108323769 gene encoding transcription factor bHLH153 isoform X1 has translation MIASSFCNADSMFSREEGIDVRKMMEHKRSPCSVDQSSYTSIASKRQKADLSISTKERKEKIGERIVALQQLVSPYGKTDTSSVLKEAMEYIGFLHKQVKLLSAPYLETSAAAKMQGMEACSLRSRGLCLVPVSFTIGVAESNGADIWAPIKTTTSPKLENDVSQFH, from the exons ATGATAGCCAGCTCTTTCTGCAATGCTGATTCTATGTTTTCA AGAGAAGAGGGGATAGATGTTAGAAAGATGATGGAGCATAAAAGGAGTCCCTGCTCTGTTGACCAAAGCAGTTATACTTCTATTGCATCTAAAAGGCAAAAGGCTGATTTATCTATCAGCACTaag GAGAGGAAGGAGAAGATTGGGGAACGAATTGTTGCTCTTCAGCAGCTTGTTTCACCATATGGAAAG ACAGATACATCTTCTGTTCTAAAGGAGGCAATGGAATACATAGGATTCCTTCATAAACAAGTTAAG CTGCTCAGTGCTCCATATCTTGAAACTTCAGCAGCAGCCAAGATGCAG GGTATGGAAGCATGCAGCCTGAGGAGTAGAGGGTTATGCCTTGTTCCTGTGTCATTTACAATTGGAGTTGCTGAGAGCAATGGTGCAGATATCTGGGCTCCCATTAAAACTACAACTTCACCTAAATTGGAGAATGATGTGTCTCAATTTCATTGA
- the LOC108323769 gene encoding transcription factor bHLH153 isoform X2 — protein sequence MIASSFCNADSMFSREEGIDVRKMMEHKRSPCSVDQSSYTSIASKRQKADLSISTKERKEKIGERIVALQQLVSPYGKTDTSSVLKEAMEYIGFLHKQLLSAPYLETSAAAKMQGMEACSLRSRGLCLVPVSFTIGVAESNGADIWAPIKTTTSPKLENDVSQFH from the exons ATGATAGCCAGCTCTTTCTGCAATGCTGATTCTATGTTTTCA AGAGAAGAGGGGATAGATGTTAGAAAGATGATGGAGCATAAAAGGAGTCCCTGCTCTGTTGACCAAAGCAGTTATACTTCTATTGCATCTAAAAGGCAAAAGGCTGATTTATCTATCAGCACTaag GAGAGGAAGGAGAAGATTGGGGAACGAATTGTTGCTCTTCAGCAGCTTGTTTCACCATATGGAAAG ACAGATACATCTTCTGTTCTAAAGGAGGCAATGGAATACATAGGATTCCTTCATAAACAA CTGCTCAGTGCTCCATATCTTGAAACTTCAGCAGCAGCCAAGATGCAG GGTATGGAAGCATGCAGCCTGAGGAGTAGAGGGTTATGCCTTGTTCCTGTGTCATTTACAATTGGAGTTGCTGAGAGCAATGGTGCAGATATCTGGGCTCCCATTAAAACTACAACTTCACCTAAATTGGAGAATGATGTGTCTCAATTTCATTGA
- the LOC108323769 gene encoding transcription factor bHLH153 isoform X3 — protein sequence MMEHKRSPCSVDQSSYTSIASKRQKADLSISTKERKEKIGERIVALQQLVSPYGKTDTSSVLKEAMEYIGFLHKQVKLLSAPYLETSAAAKMQGMEACSLRSRGLCLVPVSFTIGVAESNGADIWAPIKTTTSPKLENDVSQFH from the exons ATGATGGAGCATAAAAGGAGTCCCTGCTCTGTTGACCAAAGCAGTTATACTTCTATTGCATCTAAAAGGCAAAAGGCTGATTTATCTATCAGCACTaag GAGAGGAAGGAGAAGATTGGGGAACGAATTGTTGCTCTTCAGCAGCTTGTTTCACCATATGGAAAG ACAGATACATCTTCTGTTCTAAAGGAGGCAATGGAATACATAGGATTCCTTCATAAACAAGTTAAG CTGCTCAGTGCTCCATATCTTGAAACTTCAGCAGCAGCCAAGATGCAG GGTATGGAAGCATGCAGCCTGAGGAGTAGAGGGTTATGCCTTGTTCCTGTGTCATTTACAATTGGAGTTGCTGAGAGCAATGGTGCAGATATCTGGGCTCCCATTAAAACTACAACTTCACCTAAATTGGAGAATGATGTGTCTCAATTTCATTGA